In Leucobacter sp. CX169, a single genomic region encodes these proteins:
- the dnaB gene encoding replicative DNA helicase produces the protein MSIAHLGIPEPEEAGYSRGHERTPPHDLLAEQSVLGGMLLSKDATADVTGLLRGVDFYVPKHEVIYEAILSLYSQGEPTDVITVTDQLTKNGELQRAGGVEYLHTVVSIVPTAANAGFYAEIVAEKALLRRLVEAGTRIVQMGYAGEGEAVDLVNVAQSEIFGVTGANTADDYVPLVDAVEAAVTEIERAQGQEGGMLGVPTGFKELDQMTNGFGPGQMIIIAARPAMGKSTLALDIARSAAVGAGATAVFFSLEMGRAEIAMRLLSAEASIPLQHMRKGTLDQRDWAKLAATTARVNDAPLFIDDSPNLTLVEIRAKCRRLKQRHDLKMVVIDYLQLLSSGKKSESRQQEVSEFSRALKLLSKELEVPVVALSQLNRASEQRADKMPAISDLRESGSLEQDADMVILLHRENSYEKDNPRAGEADFILAKQRNGPIGTVTVSFQGHYSRFQDMPSGM, from the coding sequence ATGTCGATCGCCCATCTCGGTATTCCCGAGCCAGAAGAAGCAGGCTATAGCCGCGGCCACGAGCGCACGCCGCCGCATGACCTGCTTGCCGAGCAGAGCGTGCTCGGTGGAATGCTGCTGTCGAAGGACGCCACCGCCGACGTGACCGGCCTGTTGCGCGGTGTGGACTTCTACGTGCCCAAGCACGAGGTCATCTACGAGGCGATCCTGTCGCTCTACTCGCAGGGCGAACCCACTGACGTCATCACCGTCACCGATCAGCTCACCAAGAACGGTGAACTCCAGCGCGCGGGCGGTGTCGAGTACCTCCACACCGTCGTCAGCATCGTGCCCACGGCCGCCAACGCCGGTTTCTACGCAGAGATCGTTGCCGAGAAGGCCCTCCTGCGGCGCCTCGTTGAGGCGGGCACCCGCATCGTACAGATGGGCTACGCCGGCGAGGGCGAAGCGGTCGACCTGGTGAACGTCGCGCAGTCCGAGATCTTCGGTGTCACCGGCGCGAACACGGCCGATGACTACGTCCCGCTTGTCGATGCGGTCGAGGCGGCGGTTACCGAGATTGAACGCGCGCAGGGGCAAGAGGGCGGCATGCTGGGCGTGCCGACCGGCTTCAAAGAGCTCGATCAGATGACGAACGGCTTCGGCCCGGGTCAGATGATCATCATCGCGGCCCGACCGGCGATGGGTAAGTCGACGCTCGCACTCGATATTGCCCGCTCCGCGGCCGTGGGCGCCGGCGCCACCGCCGTGTTCTTCTCGCTCGAGATGGGGCGCGCGGAGATCGCCATGCGCTTGCTCTCCGCCGAGGCGTCCATTCCACTGCAGCACATGCGTAAGGGCACGCTCGACCAGCGCGACTGGGCGAAGCTCGCTGCGACGACCGCGCGCGTGAACGATGCGCCGCTGTTCATCGACGACAGCCCGAACCTCACGCTCGTCGAGATCCGCGCGAAGTGTCGGCGACTCAAGCAGCGCCACGATCTCAAGATGGTCGTCATCGACTACCTGCAGCTGCTCTCGAGCGGCAAGAAGTCAGAGAGTCGCCAGCAGGAGGTCTCGGAGTTCTCGCGGGCACTCAAGCTGCTCTCGAAGGAGCTCGAGGTCCCCGTGGTCGCGCTGTCTCAGCTGAACCGTGCGTCAGAGCAGCGAGCCGACAAGATGCCCGCTATTAGCGACCTGCGTGAGTCGGGCTCGCTCGAGCAAGACGCCGACATGGTCATCCTGCTGCACCGGGAGAACTCCTACGAGAAGGACAACCCGCGTGCGGGCGAGGCCGACTTCATTCTGGCCAAGCAGCGAAATGGTCCGATCGGCACCGTCACCGTGAGCTTCCAGGGTCACTACTCCCGCTTCCAGGACATGCCGAGCGGGATGTAG